The following proteins are encoded in a genomic region of Brachypodium distachyon strain Bd21 chromosome 1, Brachypodium_distachyon_v3.0, whole genome shotgun sequence:
- the LOC100832626 gene encoding G-type lectin S-receptor-like serine/threonine-protein kinase SD2-5: protein MVSEDCQLWGISFIHMKGSSKGHWSSICFIMLWMLVLANLWIICSGSTQRQVLLPGFIGSEMDYIDNNGIFLLSNASLFGFGFVTSSTSESTSYLLAVIHLASTSVVWTANANSPVSHSDSFVFDKDGNAYLQSVGSAVWTANISGKGASMQLLDSGNLVVLGKDSSSPLWQSFSYPTNTLLSGQSFIDGMTLVSQSNTQNMTYTLQIKSGDMMLYAGFKKPQPYWSVLQDNKLIVNKNGAIYSANLSSTSWYFYDQTGSLLSQLVISQQGDANTTFAAVLGNDGSITFSMLQSGNGKTTLPTTIPQDSCDTPAHCKPYSICNSGTGCQCPSALSSFSNCNPGLVSPCNSKEVFQLAQLDTGVGYIGTSFTSPMANTNITGCKNACMGNCSCVAMFFDQTSGNCFLFNEIGSLQQKGGSKANYASFIKVSSSNHGSGQGGDGSGQHTIIIVVILVGTLAVIGVLVYVGFFIYRRKRYPPHSQDEAGSSEDDGYLQTISGAPMRFTYSQLEDATNNFSNKLGQGGFGSVYLGTLPDGSRIAVKKLESIGQGKKEFRSEVTIIGSIHHIHLVKLRGFCAEGSHRLLAYEYMAKGSLERWIFRAKEDDPLLDWDTRFNIALGTAKGLAYLHQDCESKIIHCDIKPENVLLDENFLVKVSDFGLAKLMSREQSHVFTTLRGTRGYLAPEWITNYAISEKSDVYSYGMVLLEIISGRKNFDPVEGSEKAHFPSFAFKKLEEGDLREIFDAKLKYNDKDERLEIAIKVALWCIQEDFYQRPSMSKVVQMLECVCDVPQPPTSSQIGYRLYANAFKSSSEEGTSSGMSDYNSEALLSAVRLSGPR, encoded by the coding sequence ATGGTTTCCGAAGATTGCCAACTGTGGGGCATATCTTTCATACACATGAAAGGGAGCAGCAAAGGTCACTGGTCTTCAATATGCTTCATTATGCTATGGATGCTTGTGTTGGCCAACCTCTGGATAATATGCAGCGGCAGTACTCAGAGACAAGTTCTCCTGCCAGGGTTCATTGGCTCGGAAATGGATTACATTGATAACAATGGGATCTTTCTGCTCTCAAATGCCTCATTATTTGGCTTTGGTTTTGTCACTAGTAGTACGTCAGAGAGCACATCTTACTTACTTGCAGTGATCCACCTGGCCAGCACTTCTGTCGTCTGGACTGCCAATGCCAACTCTCCTGTTTCTCATTCCGATAGCTTTGTGTTCGACAAGGATGGCAATGCCTACCTGCAGTCTGTAGGCTCCGCTGTCTGGACTGCCAATATCTCTGGAAAGGGCGCCTCTATGCAGCTGCTGGACTCTGGCAATCTTGTAGTGCTCGGCAAAGATAGCTCTTCTCCTCTGTGGCAGAGTTTCAGCTATCCAACTAACACACTTCTCTCTGGACAGAGCTTCATTGATGGAATGACCCTTGTGAGTCAGTCCAACACTCAGAACATGACATATACACTTCAAATCAAATCTGGGGACATGATGTTGTATGCGGGCTTCAAGAAACCCCAACCGTACTGGTCTGTACTGCAGGATAATAAGTTGATCGTCAACAAGAATGGTGCCATCTACTCTGCAAATCTCAGTTCAACTTCTTGGTACTTCTATGATCAGACAGGGTCTCTTCTATCACAGCTCGTCATATCGCAGCAGGGTGATGCCAATACCACGTTTGCTGCTGTCCTCGGTAATGATGGATCGATTACCTTCTCTATGCTGCAGAGTGGGAATGGCAAGACTACTCTCCCGACCACAATCCCGCAGGACTCATGTGACACGCCAGCCCACTGCAAACCATACTCCATTTGCAATAGTGGGACAGGATGCCAGTGCCCTTCAGCCCTTAGCTCCTTTTCAAACTGCAACCCTGGTCTGGTATCACCATGTAACTCAAAAGAGGTGTTTCAGCTAGCTCAACTCGATACTGGTGTTGGGTATATCGGTACTAGCTTTACCTCACCCATGGCCAATACAAACATCACAGGTTGCAAGAATGCTTGCATGGGAAATTGCTCATGTGTTGCCATGTTCTTTGACCAAACTTCAGGCAATTGCTTCCTTTTTAACGAGATCGGTAGCTTGCAGCAGAAAGGTGGAAGTAAAGCCAATTATGCATCTTTCATCAAGGTATCTAGCAGTAACCATGGCTCAGGGCAAGGTGGTGATGGCAGTGGACAACACACTATCATTATTGTTGTCATTCTAGTTGGAACTTTGGCCGTCATAGGGGTCCTTGTTTATGTTGGTTTCTTCATTTATAGGAGGAAGAGGTATCCTCCACATTCACAAGATGAGGCTGGTTCTTCAGAGGATGATGGATATCTGCAGACGATATCTGGAGCACCAATGCGATTCACTTACAGTCAGCTCGAAGATGCAACAAACAACTTTTCTAACAAGCTTGGCCAGGGAGGATTTGGATCTGTATATCTGGGAACACTACCAGATGGCAGTCGCATTGCTGTAAAGAAGCTGGAGAGCATAGGCCAAGGGAAGAAAGAATTCCGTTCTGAGGTGACAATAATTGGCAGCATCCACCATATCCATCTAGTTaaactccgaggcttctgtgCTGAGGGGTCACACAGGCTTCTTGCATATGAGTACATGGCAAAGGGGTCACTGGAAAGGTGGATTTTCCGTGCTAAAGAGGATGATCCCCTTCTGGACTGGGATACAAGGTTTAATATTGCACTAGGAACGGCAAAGGGATTGGCGTACCTCCATCAGGATTGCGAATCAAAGATCATTCATTGTGACATCAAACCTGAGAATGTTCTACTTGATGAAAACTTCCTTGTAAAGGTATCTGACTTTGGCCTTGCCAAGTTGATGAGCAGGGAGCAGAGCCATGTTTTCACGACGTTGAGAGGCACGCGGGGCTATCTAGCGCCCGAGTGGATCACCAACTATGCCATCTCAGAGAAGAGTGACGTGTACAGTTATGGCATGGTGCTGCTTGAGATTATCAGCGGGAGGAAGAACTTTGATCCTGTGGAAGGCTCGGAGAAAGCTCATTTCCCATCCTTCGCTTTCAAGAAGCTGGAGGAAGGTGATCTTCGTGAGATCTTCGATGCAAAACTGAAATACAATGACAAGGATGAGCGGTTGGAGATTGCTATCAAGGTTGCTCTGTGGTGCATCCAGGAGGATTTTTATCAGAGACCTTCCATGTCGAAAGTCGTACAGATGCTCGAATGTGTCTGCGACGTGCCCCAGCCACCGACATCCTCTCAAATTGGATACAGATTGTACGCGAACGCTTTCAAATCGAGTAGCGAGGAGGGCACATCGTCGGGGATGTCAGACTACAACAGCGAGGCTTTACTTTCAGCTGTGCGGCTCTCTGGTCCCAGATGA